The Burkholderiales bacterium JOSHI_001 genomic sequence TGCGGTCCGACAGCATGCCGCCGTTGACGACGCGCGTTTCGGCGAAGTCCGGCCCGGATGATTCCACCCGCAGTCGCAGCCGGCCGTCGTCGAGCAGCAAGTCCGCACCGGGTTGCAGCGCGGCGAAGATCTCCGGGTGCGGCAGCGGTACGCGGGTGACGTCACCCGGCCGGCTTCGATCCAGGTCCAGCCTGAATGACGCGCCCTCGACGAGCTTCACCGGCCCATCGGCAAAGGCGCCGACGCGCAGCTTCGGGCCCTGCAGGTCGAGCAGCACGCCGATGGGCCGGCCGATGTCGGCCTCGATCGAACGAATCAGGGCAAGGCGCTGCTGGTGGTCGGCATGGGTGCCGTGGCTGAAGTTCAGCCGGAACACATCGGCCCCGGCGTTCACCAGGGCCTCGATAGTGGCGCGGTCGGCGCTCGCCGGGCCCAGGGTGGCCACGATCTTGGCGTTGCAGGGACGATTCATGGGGTGGTTCCAGTTGGAGAGCCGTCGATGACGATGGCTCGAAAGTCGTTCACGTTGGTCAAGGTCGGGCCGGTCACGACCGCGTCGCCCAGCGCCCCGAAGAAGCCGTGACCGTCGTTGTGGTCGAGGCACTCGCGCGGATTGATGCCCAGCGACCATGCGCGCTGCAGCGTGTCGGGGGCGAGCAGTGCACCGGCGATTTCCTCCTGGCCGTCCACGCCGTCGGTGTCGCCGGCCAGTGCGTGCACGCCGGGCTGCCCGTCGAGTGCAACGGCCAGCGACAGCAGGAATTCGACGTTGCGCCCGCCTCGGCCCTGGCCTCGCAGCGTGACCGTGGTCTCGCCACCGGACAGCAGCACGCAGGGCGTCTTGAAGGGCTGGCCCCTGCGGGCCACCTGCAGGCTGATGCCGGCCAGCGTCTTCCCGACGTCGCGCGCTTCGCCCTCGATCGCATCGCCGAGGATGTACGGCGTGATGCCGGCGTCTCGTGCCACCGCCGCCGCAGCCTCCAGGGCCAGTTGCGGCGTGGCGATGAAGTGCGTCTCGATGTCGGGCAGCCGGGGATCCCCGGGCTTCAGCGACTCGCCCTCACCGCTTTCGAGCAACTGAATCGCTCTGGGCGGCACATCGATGGCGTAGCGACGCAGGATGTCGAGGGCATCGCAACAGTGCGTCGGATCGGCAACCGTCGGCCCGGAGGCGATGTTGATCGGGTCGTCGCCGGGCACATCGGACAGCAGCAGGTTGACCACCCGTGCCGGATGGCAGGCTGCGGCCAGGCGCCCGCCCTTGATGGCCGACAGATGCCGCCGCACGCAGTTCATCTCGCCAATGCTCGCGCCGCTGGCCAACAGTGCGCGATTCAGCGCCTGTTCGTCGGCCAGCGTCAGGCCCGGCAGCGGCAAGGGCAGCAGCGACGAACCACCGCCCGAGATCAGGCACAGCACGAGGTCGTCGATCGTCAGCCCCGCCACCGTCTGCAGCAGCCTGCGGGCGGCGGTTTCGCCGGCCTCGTCGGGCACCGGATGGGCGGCTTCCACGATCTCGATGTGGCGGCAGGG encodes the following:
- a CDS encoding putative glycerate kinase (PFAM: MOFRL family): MTSALLRRMFDSAIAAAQPALCVPRHLPAAPKGRLVVIGAGKASAAMARAVEDHWPGALSGLVVTRYGYAVPCRHIEIVEAAHPVPDEAGETAARRLLQTVAGLTIDDLVLCLISGGGSSLLPLPLPGLTLADEQALNRALLASGASIGEMNCVRRHLSAIKGGRLAAACHPARVVNLLLSDVPGDDPINIASGPTVADPTHCCDALDILRRYAIDVPPRAIQLLESGEGESLKPGDPRLPDIETHFIATPQLALEAAAAVARDAGITPYILGDAIEGEARDVGKTLAGISLQVARRGQPFKTPCVLLSGGETTVTLRGQGRGGRNVEFLLSLAVALDGQPGVHALAGDTDGVDGQEEIAGALLAPDTLQRAWSLGINPRECLDHNDGHGFFGALGDAVVTGPTLTNVNDFRAIVIDGSPTGTTP